The DNA sequence AAGCACGTTCCCCTCGATCTCTAGCAGCTCCACGGTGTGGAGCGAGATCGGGTTCGGGCGGTGCGGGGAACGGGTGGAGAAGACGCCCCGCTTCGGGAGGTCCTCCTCTCCGCGCGGGTGGACCTTCATCAGTCCTCGATCCGCCTTGTGCATCCAGCACAGGACGATGATCTTGCCTGTAGGCCCTCCATGCCCGCCCTCCGGCGCCGGCCCGCCGGTCCGAAGGACCCGCCGTTCGAGCCCATCGAGCCCCTCCGCGTACTCCGGGTAGACGACGACCTCGGCCTCGGTCCCGGAAACCGCCCCCTGCTTCGGCGCCTCCTCGAGCGACTTGACCGCCGAGCGGACGACCCCGATCGGGACGAGACGAACCTCCCGTTCCATATCGTCCATCCTTCTAAAGGTTTGTCAGTAATCCGACCGCCGGAAAGGGATTCCGTTGTCCGTAAGATAGCTCACGAGCAGCTCGGGATGGATCGCCACGCCGAGGTTCAGCGACAGGACCTCGTCTTCGGACCGCGCCTTGCCCGGCGTTCTGGCGAGAATGCGGATCGAGTGCATGTCCGTCCGGCTCTGGACCCCCCATAGGGTCCCGCGCGAGTCGAAGAGGGGTCCACCGCTCTGGCCTGTTATCCCCGGGGAGGAGGTTTCGAGGAATTTGATATCGTACCGGCCGTCGGAGGACTTCCCGGCGGACAGCGTCCTCGTGTAGATCCCCTCCGTCGGAAACCCTGCAAGCGGCAGGGGTC is a window from the Deltaproteobacteria bacterium RBG_16_64_85 genome containing:
- a CDS encoding tRNA (N6-threonylcarbamoyladenosine(37)-N6)-methyltransferase TrmO yields the protein MDDMEREVRLVPIGVVRSAVKSLEEAPKQGAVSGTEAEVVVYPEYAEGLDGLERRVLRTGGPAPEGGHGGPTGKIIVLCWMHKADRGLMKVHPRGEEDLPKRGVFSTRSPHRPNPISLHTVELLEIEGNVLRVRGMDAIDGTPVVDIKPHSPELDG